From Salvelinus namaycush isolate Seneca chromosome 2, SaNama_1.0, whole genome shotgun sequence, one genomic window encodes:
- the LOC120024307 gene encoding potassium voltage-gated channel subfamily A member 10-like, with product MDDIGINMGVPGDSGYPTSPTSEAAPDQNPVTNRVMSPNPSQHRGHQTRPEGFSPSTTPILTTKDPSSCNSLLSNFKLLMNSEGSPTDSVFSKLVQECCDNEEELFGEKLGVEDGDQKVVINISGMMFETQLKTLSQFPDSLLGDPMKRMEYFDPMKNEYFFDRNRPSFDGILYFYQSGGKVRRPANVPLEIFAREIVFYELGREAMEQFREIEGFITEPEPLLPTNEVHKQFWLLFEYPESSSAARSVALVSVFVIVISIFIFCLETLPEFRDDVDFITTFSLGVNGTQEGPPIVQKDLFAYFTDPFFIVETICIIWFCFELGVRFVVCPSKSDFFHNIMNTIDIVSIIPYFVTMATELWTTPDEDINSSQNMSLAILRIIRLVRVFRIFKLSRHSKGLQILGQTLKASMRELGLLIFFLFIGVILFSSAIYFAEVDEPHTQFVSIPDGFWWAVVTMTTVGYGDMCPTTLGGKMVGTLCAISGVLTIALPVPVIVSNFNYFYHRETEQAEKQVIDDAAEAAQKITDANKYEYGSTPSLNINTINGSLQNDKNGM from the coding sequence ATGGATGATATCGGCATCAACATGGGCGTCCCCGGTGATTCGGGGTACCCCACTTCACCCACTTCAGAGGCAGCGCCTGATCAGAACCCTGTCACCAATCGTGTGATGTCCCCAAATCCATCACAGCACCGTGGGCACCAGACCAGGCCAGAGGGGTTTTCTCCCTCTACAACGCCTATACTGACGACTAAAGACCCGTCTAGCTGCAACAGTCTGCTGTCCAACTTCAAACTCCTGATGAACAGTGAAGGCTCGCCGACCGACAGTGTCTTCAGTAAGCTGGTTCAGGAGTGCTGTGATAACGAAGAAGAACTGTTTGGGGAGAAACTGGGAGTGGAGGACGGGGATCAGAAAGTGGTCATCAATATTTCAGGCATGATGTTCGAGACACAACTCAAAACTTTATCGCAGTTTCCAGACTCCCTGCTGGGAGACCCCATGAAAAGGATGGAATACTTTGACCCGATGAAGAACGAGTACTTTTTCGACCGGAACCGTCCCAGCTTCGATGGGATCTTGTACTTCTATCAGTCTGGGGGCAAAGTCCGAAGACCGGCCAACGTCCCCTTAGAGATTTTCGCAAGAGAGATAGTTTTCTATGAGTTAGGAAGAGAAGCTATGGAACAGTTCCGTGAAATTGAGGGGTTCATAACAGAACCCGAGCCGCTGTTGCCAACCAACGAGGTCCACAAGCAGTTCTGGCTCCTGTTTGAGTATCCGGAGAGTTCCAGTGCAGCTAGGTCAGTGGCCTTGGTATCTGTCTTCGTCATTGTCATCTCTATCTTCATTTTCTGCCTGGAGACTCTGCCAGAGTTCCGTGACGACGTAGACTTTATCACCACCTTTTCCCTGGGTGTCAATGGAACCCAGGAGGGTCCTCCTATAGTCCAAAAAGACTTATTCGCCTATTTCACAGACCCCTTTTTCATTGTGGAAACCATCTGCATAATTTGGTTCTGCTTTGAGCTTGGCGTACGCTTTGTGGTCTGCCCGAGCAAAAGTGACTTCTTCCACAACATTATGAACACCATTGACATTGTCTCTATAATACCCTATTTCGTAACCATGGCTACAGAGCTGTGGACCACGCCAGATGAAGACATCAACTCCAGCCAAAACATGTCACTGGCCATCTTACGCATCATCCGTCTAGTGCGAGTCTTCCGAATCTTCAAGCTCTCGCGACACTCCAAGGGGCTTCAGATCCTGGGCCAGACCCTGAAGGCTAGTATGAGGGAGCTGGGTCTGCTGATCTTCTTCCTCTTTATTGGAGTCATACTGTTCTCCAGTGCCATCTACTTTGCTGAGGTGGACGAGCCCCACACACAGTTTGTCAGTATCCCTGACGGGTTCTGGTGGGCTGTGGTGACAATGACCACTGTGGGATACGGGGACATGTGTCCTACTACTTTGGGAGGCAAAATGGTGGGGACTCTCTGCGCCATTTCCGGCGTGTTGACCATCGCCTTACCCGTCCCTGTTATCGTCTCCAACTTTAACTATTTCTACCACCGGGAGACAGAGCAAGCAGAGAAACAAGTGATTGACGATGCAGCAGAAGCAGCTCAGAAAATAACCGACGCAAACAAGTATGAGTATGGTAGCACACCCTCTCTTAACATTAACACAATCAATGGTAGCTTGCAGAATGACAAGAATGGCATGTAA